A segment of the Mercurialis annua linkage group LG4, ddMerAnnu1.2, whole genome shotgun sequence genome:
TGTGTTGTGCAGGATCAGATGTCGGGGCAGGTGATAGCGAAGGGGCCTAAGCATGGACGTCTGTTTTCTTTGAAACTACCTATTCCAGGAAGCTTATCTTCTACCTCTATCCTatctttgttttgtaatgagTCTAAAGTGTCCAATGAAGTCTGGCATAAACGTTTGGGTCATCCTAATTCTAGGATTCTATCTTATTTGTTAAAATCTGGTCTattgaataataaaaagtatTCTTCAACTGTGTTTTCTGATTGTGCAACTTGTAAACTTGGCAAAAGTAAAACTTTACCCTTTCCTTCTGAAGGACGTAGAGCAACACACAGCTTTGAAATTATTCATAGTGATGTATGGGGCATTAGTCCTACCATTTCTCATGCCCAATACAAATATTTTGTGACCTTTATTGACGATTATAGCAGATTTACATGGGTGTATTTCTTGCGACAAAAATCAGAAGTTTTTTCAATGTTCAAACTGTTTTTAGCTCTTGTGAACACTCAATTTTCAGCTAATGTGAAAATTCTTCGTTCTGACTCGGGCGGGGAATACATGTCTCATGAATTTCAGTCTTTTCTACAATTTAAAGGGATCATCTCTCAACGGTCTTGTCCATATACTCCGCAACAAAATGGAGTAGCTGAGCGAAAGAATCGCCATCTTTTAGATGTTGTGAGGACCTTACTTATTGAATCATCTGTTCCTCCTAAATTTTGGGTAGAAGCACTCACTACAGCAACCTTTCTGATAAATAGACTTCCATCCCAGGTATTGGATTTTGAATCCCCATATTTCAGGTTATATCATCACAATCCTACGTATACAAATCTTCATACGTTTGGTTGTGTCTGTTTTATGCATCTTCCACCTCCAGATAAAAATAAACTTTCTGCCCAATCCATCCGTTGTGCCTTCTTAGGGTATAGTGCAACACAGAAAGGTTATTTATGCTATGATATAAACTCAAATCGGGTTCGTGTTTCACggaatgtgattttttttgaaaatcaatgGTTCTTCCCTTTGTCTTCTTCTCCTAAGTCTGCCATTACTTTTCTACCTTCTTTTGATGAAACTTCTAGGGCTTCTAGCATCCAGGTTGCACGATTTAAGCCAGGCATAGTGTATCAGCGGAGAACTTTGGTGTTGCCCTCTTCCGCTTCTGCCCCGCCATCTGCTCCCTTACGTCGGTCCTCGAGAGTTACTATTCCTCCTGAACGTTATGGGTTTTCGACAGGTAACTCTACTTCTGCCCTCTCTGCCACTATATCTGCTATTTCTATTCCTGCTGGATACTCACAGGCAGTAAAAGAGCAATGCTGGCAGCATGCTATGCAAGAGGAATTACGGGCTCTTGAAACTAATAAGACTTGGGAAGTGGTGGATTGTCCTATCGGAGTGACTCCACTTGGATGTAAATGGGTCTACTCTATCAAGGTCAAGTCTGATGGTAGTTTGGACAGATATAAGGCTCGATTAGTAGCACTTGGCAATAATCAAGAATATGGAGTTAATTATGAAGAGACTTTTGCTCCGGTGGCCAAAATGACTACTATACGCACAATTTTGGCAATCGCTGCTTCTCAATGTTGGAGTTTACACCAAATGGATGTGAAGAATGCTTTTCTTCACGGTGATCTCAAGGAAGATGTCTATATGCGCCCTCCTGCAGGTTTATTCTCTACTCCTACTTCTGCAGTTTGCAAATTGCGTCGTTCCTTGTATGGTCTTAAGCAAGCCCCTCGTGCCTGGTATGAGAAATTTACGTCTACTCTACTCAAGTTTGCTTTTGTCAAAAGCAAGTATGATGCATCTTTATTTCTTCGCAAAACTGAGCTGGGTATTGTTATTCTCTTAGTATATGTTGATGATATAGTTATCACAGGTACTGATTCAGTTTTGATCTCTCAAGTAAAACATCATTTACAAGATTCTTTTCACATGAAAGATTTAGGCGCTCTCACATATTTTCTGGGCCTTGAAATTACTACTGATTCACATggtatttttttgtcacaaaaGAAGTATGCTCAGGACTTGGTAGCTACTGCTGGTCTCCAAGACTCTACTCCTCTTGATACTCCCATGGAACTTAATCTTAAGTTGCGCAAGGAAGAGGGTGACCTCTTACCAGACCCTACTGTTTATCGTACTCTTGTTGGTAGCTTGGTTTATCTTACAATCACTAGACCTGATATATCTTATGCAGTTCAGCAGGTAAGTCAGTTCATGGCTTCTCCTAGACACCTACATATGGCTGCAGTTCGACGAATTATACGCTACATTAAGGGTACCTCTTTGCGTGGACTCTTCTATGGTTCTAGTAATTCACTTAATCTAGTAGCATATAGTGATGCCGATTATGCCGGATGTAGTGACACTAGACGTTCCACTACGGGTTGGTGTATGTTTCTTGGACATGCTCTTGTATCCTGGAAAAGTAAGAAACAAGACCGTGTTTCTAAGTCATCTACTGAATCTGAATATAGGGCTATGTCTCAAGCTTGTGCTGAGATACATTGGCTTCGTGGGCTATTGAGTGAGCTGGGTTTTCCTCCATATGGTCCTACATCTCTTCATGGGGATAATACAAGTGCTATTCACATTTCTGCAAACCCTATCTTCCATGAACGCACTAAACATATCGAGGTTGATTGCCACTTCATCCGTGAGGCGTTTGCTCATTCTGTTATCAAAGACATTCCAGACTTCTCATATTCTACTAATTTGGACACTGCATTCTCTTTTCCTAGAAGCCTGGTGTCCAGAATTGTTCGAGTTGAGATAAGTGAAGAATCTTGATTTGGAGTTCTTGATTTTTGTGTGCACTGTCTGTGCACAGCTTCTTTTCCACTAAGGGGATGGTTATGATCTTGAAAGAATTGTGAGATCACCCATTTTCCATCTTTTATTGTACACTGAATCCTGGCATGGCAACCTGTTCTTGTTTCTCTTCTCTTGTACTTGGCTTTCTTGTTTGATTGTTTAATCCCTTCTTTTGAACAAAAGTAGTACTTTTTTCTTAAGTTTCCGTTAGACAGCCGTTGGACTTTTCCTTTTCTCACACTAAACCCTGTTTCTTTAGCATAAATTTGATAGAACTCAAGAACTTCCTGCTCAGAAGAGAATTCCATCCCAATTGCTGGTGGGGCCATAAAATTATCTTCTCTAGTTGGTTCTCTTGCATCAAAAGAAGATTCATTTTGTTTCTCATTCCAAGCAGTCTGTAATGACAGTAAATGACAAAAGTTCAAGAACCCATATTCTGGGCTAgcaaaaaaacataaaagtaAATATTGATCCTAGTTGATAAATTGGTAGAAAAgatgtttattttttactatCAAGCTAATTAGGAGTTGAGTTTCAGCCCAGCTCAAGTTCATCAGACATGAATATGGCATAAGGACACTTACTAGTCAAGCTCGAGCCATTTTTGAGCTCATGCCAAGTTTGTTTATATTCGAGCTAAGCTTGAACTTTTTGAGTTTGAACTAGCTCACAAAAATCAAACTAGAAGTGTTCAAATATggttttataaatttgtaagAATTCATATTTAAGGAGGccaatatgtaaaaaaaattcagattgtCAATATTACACTAAAAATATTATCTCATCCAAAGTTCATAACCCCACATAACCCATAGACCATAGTTTGAAAACCCCTAAATCAGACCAACAAAGCCTGAATATCTAAATATTCAGCTCGGGCAGATCAGTTACAGTCCTAAGAACGATGCTATTATAAgcaaaattgatttaataaatattagagAATGGGGATAATGTTATATTACCTCAATCTGCAAATCTTCAACAACTTTCCATATCAGCTCCTCATCCTCATTCTCCGTCCCGTCTTTTCGTGTtccagaagaagaagatgataaaCTTAGATGTGCAGAGATAGCGGAGAGAGCTTCTGAAAGTTCACTCGAAGTACTGTTGACTCCAGAACTACCACCTGTACTACTCACATCTATTTTCAGCCTCTTATTCTTCTTGCTCTTCTTCCTCAACAAAACATGTCCCCAATCACTCTCTCTTCTCGAAGTGGACATTAAGTTCCAGAAATCCCTATCGGAATCTGGGGTTCCTTCCGTAGAGAAATCGCAAGCGTTCTGCTCAAATAAATCGGATGATGATGCCATTTCTCTGCCAAATCAAAATTGAACGGGAAATAGGAAATACAAGTACAATTTTCTTCCATGGTACTCTTCCTTggtattatatttatatcttcCATTGCTGACTTTTCCCCTCAGGAGCACGCAGCTCGGGAGATACATGGTCCTCTCCTCTACTACTGTACACTTTGCAAAACAAAACGAcattctttctttgtttttatAACTCATCCAATAggaaaaatgggataaaatcataaaataaaggCGTAATGCTTAAAAAaaagcttaattacttaaaaacttCCCCTTATAATATTTTGAGCAAATTATGCTAAGGTCTCTAAAGTATACTATAATTGACAGATTGATACCccttattttaaaagtctacttaatgatCTCTTAAGTTTAATTCTGTTAACTATTAGATCCCTCCGTTAATTTCGACacttattttcaaacaatttagtACTTCACCTTTAGTTTTGTGAACGATTagatccctcacttttaattttattaaacgatttgatccctcacttttaaacgatttattTTCCGAGTTTCAAtccgttaaacgatttagtcccGCAAATTAACAGAAGGATCTCTCAGTTAACGGGATTAAAACTGAGagaccattaagtagacttttgaaacaaggggtaccaaactgttaattatggtatacctCAGGGGCCTataagtaatttgctctaatattttttggtttatatcctgacctaggaaaaaatatatttgtaccatattttggattttttcgttttCGTGTCTAACTCGAAAAAGGTACaattgacaatttaaataatttaaaaataaaaatattaataacaactaaatagaaTGGTTacatcatatttttttcttatttaaaaaaatacaaataaatcctccaactttaaaaatatccaaataaatcatataatttattgttcttagatattttatataaattatttaaaaaaatatttctgacCTACTACCGTATCCTCTGATTTTCAAAAtcctctatttttaaaaaaaaactaacttttTTAGGAGAAGCATGGGAATCGGAGGAGCAACTTCTTCTTCCATAGGAAGGAATAACTTGCTCCTCCCTTGCTTCTTCATCCTATGGGGGAAGGAGCTGAgcatggaaggaggagcagctcGTGCTCCTCTTTTAAAGAGGAGTCcgaattttttcttaaaaaaatataaattaattttatttatgtaagtatcaatttttttacggtttttgatttaaaacaatcatatattaattatataaattaaatatttattatcaattgaaatttttttagagaAGAATGTACTTTTGTACAATTAATAATGTTAATGTCTAATTAGAATAGTAGCTAAATATGAAGAATTATTTTAGTCTTTTTTGCacatgaaaagagatcaatttaatacttcgGGATagatatgaaaatgaaaaatcaaaaataaggtacaaataaattttttctagGATAGGGTATAAACGACAAAATGTTACAaggtggtttttttttaagtaattaggcttaAAAAAAACCTGACATTTTGGTctcttttcaatcctatcctAACATTGAAAACGGGTCAACGttatcctattttgtatttttgtgttttaattgtattctgaaatatttaattgacatctttttcatttaaaaaaattcaaaaacattcttcatgtctagcatatattaattataagtgtttaaaatttatttagatttagttaaattaattaagaatttagattaattttaattagtttttaaaaataaagtatttatttataaattgttgaatggaaattaattttattttaatttcaaacttagttaattgaatgattttatcacttaaataaaaaaattgatgaaaattaaaaaaattggaattgaaacgataaaatgcgaaatagggtaATTGAACAGTATACAATAtaagggtaggattgaaaataggctaaaaggtcgggtttttttatttagacataaaataaatatactcCCTTAGATTTTCACAAAACAATAATTTGACTACCGAACATAGTTAAAAATGGATTTATCTATATACAtctaattgattttgatttaagAAGTATTATAAAACTAGACATAAGTTCCACGTATTAACGCGggatcaaattaataatttttttaaataataatttttttaatatatataaataaatgtgATAAAGATTTATTATATGaagactaataaaataaaaatctattttaatgtTAATAATAGATAATTTGAAAATACCGTTTATCTCTAATATTAATActcttttaataataattttcatatcaggtaaaaataaaataaagtgtaatattaaaataataaaaattaaataaatatttttataacatgtaaatttgtcaaaattctaaagtaattttattttttaaaaattaatatttagtatAACTAATTTGTAGAGATTATAAGTTAATATGCATTGAACACTCTAAAGTGTAGAGATTGAAGTTAATAGATTATAACATTATAATGTGTAGAGATTAGAAGTTAATATAGACTATAAcacttattaaaataaatagaatttaaatagGTGATTTAAAAAACACCGATGATACTGCTATATTTGGTGagaaataataagaaaaatctTTTTGTtgagaattaataaaaaaacttccATTAATCCTCTCCATTATACAAgctataaataaatttgattcataattttataaataactaatttaattttacatgataagcattttaaattttattaatgaaaGAATTGGGTGACAATAGCTGTGGTAAATGCTGTTGGCGACTAGGAGTGGGAGACAGTCGCCCATGAGTTCattaattttgagtttttcttttagaattttagaaatattttgaatattttatatttttaaaagtgttttttGTGCCTTGTCAGTCTATCAAAAGTTAGACGATAGCAATTTTGCTAATCGTCAAACTAAAACTCAAAAAATTTccaagttaaaaataaaatttagagaCATTAATTATAAAAGCGCAAATGTCATTGATAATAGGTAAATCAAGCTTACATGTTCTTATAAAATactcattttttatttgaaatcatACTTGACTTGAATTCTTAAGTTAAACAACATGGGAGTAATAAATATggaataaaagattattttatccTCTTAATTTGAAACAAAGTATAAAAAACGttcaaattagcaaaataatatCGCTTTTATTCTGGACTTGTCAAAATTGGTAAcccctccccccccccccccccccgcccCCTCTCACCTAGCGAGTGAGATACACTATGATTTTGATGGTGATTTATTTTTTCCAATGTGGTTTTTCAtggagaaaaatttaaaatggtcataatttttttaaacgttataaattaatatataataataataaaaaaattatttcttttaattgttGTAATGGATAAGCACGCTCCTCACATAGCGCAGAGTATCAGATTTATTTTGATAAGCAGCAACTCCTGGATATAAATGATTTATACGTCTATAAACTCTGCAGAGAACGCTGTGTCTGCCTCTGGGAATACTATCCCACCAAGATTCGGTCAATAAACTGCTAGTCAAACAATCTTTAATGACTGTGTTCCAAATGCGGGTTGGCCGTCAATTGGAACAACTTTTCAATAACAATAGATTTTTCTGTTTTCGACCAGCCAAGATGAAAACAATCAAGAAGAAAAATTCTCGCTAACGCGTGTGcaatcataataaaattaaacattagtagtttttttttattatataaatattagccCATTTCAGGATATTCAAAATCTTTCTAAGTAAGACTTAGCATATTGCAAATTACAATTAATGATGTGGCAAAAGATCATTTTACCCTCTTAATTTAACACAAAGTATAAAAAACGTTCAAAGTAGTAAAATAAGATTATTTTATtctgaacttgtcaaaattGGTACACCCCGCCCCCTCCCGCCCCCTCTCACCCAGAGAGTGAGATGCACTCCAAGGTGGTTTTTGATGGAGAAAGATTTAAATtggtcctaatttttttaaacgttataaattaataactaataataaaaaaaaattattccctttgattttaaactttattaacaaattaacccttaaaatttatatatacaatAAATTTACCCTCAATTTTCATATATACAACAAATTAAacccaatttttttatatttttaataaacaatgt
Coding sequences within it:
- the LOC130015446 gene encoding protein FAR1-RELATED SEQUENCE 8-like; this encodes MASSSDLFEQNACDFSTEGTPDSDRDFWNLMSTSRRESDWGHVLLRKKSKKNKRLKIDVSSTGGSSGVNSTSSELSEALSAISAHLSLSSSSSGTRKDGTENEDEELIWKVVEDLQIETAWNEKQNESSFDAREPTREDNFMAPPAIGMEFSSEQEVLEFYQIYAKETGFSVRKGKVQRLSNGNLRKKYYFCSKEGIKQSNKKAKYKRRETRTGCHARIQCTIKDGKWVISQFFQDHNHPLSGKEAVHRQCTQKSRTPNQDSSLISTRTILDTRLLGKENAVSKLVEYEKSGMSLITE